A stretch of the bacterium HR11 genome encodes the following:
- the hemA gene encoding Glutamyl-tRNA reductase: MWTWVFFFDHDHFSLDRREAAARFLHALQQDWLQTPSPSARPQEWFLLETCYRVELYGISSTPVWNDVRRRLEEALGWPVLCLRSPEEVFERLALIAAGALSPTVGEPQVAHQVKEAYRQAQGYRSVGRVLSRLVEQALHCAHRIRQETRIQDGHVSVPAVVAEVVIDQMPPATQPRVFVLGTGEMAQWTLKYLVDAGYSRLVVGSRDADRAAHLAGRYPGVEPMVWSSEVAPSIVEAFDVIVSASAAPHYLWVADDLAESIRRRAGRPLLWIDLAVPRDVDPAVGKLPGVRLLSVDDLKALIQGEVARKQQACRQAQALARAAAIRFAQWLENLQVEDLARAIHHQVEAYRQAELARLLRKHDWTPEERALLDRFSHRLVGKLLHPVFAYLKGESVADSEASEAEVCPAASGPASDSSET, encoded by the coding sequence CGTCTCCCTCGGCTCGACCCCAAGAGTGGTTCCTGCTTGAGACCTGTTACCGGGTCGAGCTTTATGGCATCAGCTCCACGCCCGTGTGGAACGACGTCCGGCGGCGGCTGGAGGAAGCCCTGGGGTGGCCCGTCTTATGCCTGCGCTCCCCGGAAGAGGTCTTCGAGCGGCTGGCCCTGATCGCCGCCGGCGCCCTGTCGCCGACGGTCGGTGAGCCGCAGGTCGCCCATCAGGTCAAGGAGGCCTATCGCCAGGCGCAGGGCTACCGGAGCGTCGGGCGGGTCCTGTCCCGGCTGGTCGAACAGGCCCTCCACTGTGCCCATCGGATCCGGCAGGAGACCCGGATTCAGGACGGCCACGTGTCGGTCCCGGCCGTCGTCGCCGAGGTCGTCATCGACCAAATGCCGCCGGCGACGCAACCCCGGGTCTTCGTCCTCGGGACGGGGGAGATGGCTCAATGGACCCTGAAGTACCTGGTCGATGCGGGCTACTCTCGCTTGGTCGTCGGGAGTCGGGACGCAGACCGGGCGGCCCACCTGGCCGGCCGGTATCCGGGCGTCGAGCCGATGGTCTGGTCGTCGGAGGTCGCCCCGAGCATCGTCGAGGCCTTTGACGTCATCGTGTCGGCCTCGGCGGCGCCTCACTACTTGTGGGTCGCGGACGACCTGGCCGAATCCATCCGCCGGCGGGCCGGCCGACCCCTTCTCTGGATTGACCTGGCCGTCCCCCGGGACGTGGACCCGGCCGTGGGGAAACTCCCCGGCGTGCGGCTCCTGTCGGTCGATGACCTGAAGGCCCTCATTCAAGGCGAGGTGGCTCGCAAACAGCAAGCCTGCCGGCAGGCGCAGGCCCTGGCCCGGGCGGCGGCCATACGGTTTGCTCAGTGGCTCGAAAACTTGCAGGTCGAAGACCTGGCCCGGGCCATCCATCACCAGGTCGAGGCCTACCGGCAGGCCGAGCTGGCCCGTCTCCTGCGGAAGCACGACTGGACGCCCGAGGAGCGAGCCCTCCTCGACCGGTTCAGCCATCGTCTCGTGGGCAAACTCCTGCACCCGGTCTTTGCCTACTTGAAGGGGGAATCGGTGGCCGACTCGGAGGCCTCAGAGGCGGAGGTCTGCCCAGCGGCGTCGGGGCCGGCTTCAGACTCGTCCGAGACCTGA